Genomic segment of Umezawaea sp. Da 62-37:
GACGTGGTCGGCTTCTGCGTGCCCGCGGACCAGAAGGTCGGGCCCGGTGACAAGTTCATCGCCGCCGAGTTGCAGAAGATCGCCAAGAAGACCCCGGTGATCGGCATCATCACGAAGACCGACCTCGTGCCGCAGCAGCAGGTGGCGGAGCAGTTGCTGCTGCTCCAGAACATCATGGACTTCGCCGAGATCATCCCGGTGTCCGCCGTGGACGGCTACCAGGTCGACACGCTGGAGAAGCTGCTGCTCGACCGGCTCCCGGAGGGCCCGCCGCTGTACCCGGACGGCGACCTGACCGACGAGCCGGAGGCGACGCTGATCGCGGAGCTGATCCGGGAGGCCGCGCTGGAGGGCGTGCACGACGAGCTGCCGCACTCGATCGCGGTTCTCGTCGAGGAGATGGCGCCGCGCGAGGGCCGCGACGACCTCATCGACGTGCACGCGAACCTGTACGTGGAGCGCACCAGCCAGAAGGCGATCATCCTGGGCCACCGCGGCGAGCGGCTCAAGCAGGTCGGCATCACCTCGCGCAAGCAGATCGAGGCGCTGCTGGGCAGCAAGGTGTTCCTGGACCTGCACATCAAGATCGCCAAGGACTGGCAGCGCGACCCGAAGCAGCTGCGCCGACTGGGGTTCTAGATGGCGAACCTGTACCGCGACACCGGGATCGTCCTGCGCGTGCAGAAGCTCGGCGAGGCCGACCGGATCATCACGCTGCTGACCCAGAAGCACGGCAAGGTGCGCGCGGTGGCCAAGGGCGTGCGCCGCACGTCGTCGCGGTTCGGGGCGAGGCTGGAGCCGTTCGGGCACGTGGACGTGCAGTTCTACCCCGGCCGCTCGCTCGACGTCGTCACCCAGGTCGAGACGCTGGACGCGTTCCACGTCAAGCTGGTCGACGACTACTCCCGCTACACGGCCGGGTGCGCGGTGCTGGAGACGGCCGACCGGCTCACCGCCGAGGAGGGCGAGCCCGCGCTGCGGCTGTACCTGTTGGTCACGGGCGCGCTGCGGGCGCTGGCGGCGGGGGAGCGGGACGGGTCGCTGGTGCTGGACGCGTTCCTGATGCGCGCCATGTCGATCGCGGGCTGGGCGCCCGCCGTGGACGAGTGCGCTCGCTGCGGCGAACCCGGTCCGCACCGGGCGTTCAACGTCCAGGCGGGCGGTGTCGTGTGCGCGAACTGCCGCCCCGCGGGTTCGGCGACGCCGTCGGCCGAGACGCTGCGGCTGCTGATCGCCCTGCTGCACGGCGAGTGGGACGTGGTCGACGCGCTGCCGGTGGGCGCGCGCCGCGACGCCAGCGGACTCGTCGCAGCTCACCTGCAATGGCACATGGAACGGCAACTGCGGTCGCTACCACTGGTCGAGCGCACGGCGCGACCGGTCGACGGCTAAAGTTCGGCCGCCGCACAGTCTTCGAGAGGAACACCGCAACCATGCTGCGCCGAAGGCGGCCCGAACGCGACGCGCGCGTTCCCCGGCCCCCGGACCCACACCCCTCCGGCGCCCGCCCGCCCGCCATACCGGCGGAGTTCGTGCCGCGGCACGTGGCGATCGTCATGGACGGCAACGGCCGCTGGGCGAACCAGCGCGGCCTGTCCAGGGTGGAGGGTCACAAGCGGGGCGAGGGCGTCGTGGTCGAGGTCGCGCGCGGTGCGATCGAGATGGGCGTGAAGTGGGTGTCGCTGTACGCGTTCTCCACGGAGAACTGGCGCCGCAGCCCCGAAGAGGTGAAGTTCCTCATGGGTTTCACCCGCGAGGTGATCCACAACCGCACCGACGAGCTGGACGACCTCGGCGTGCGGGTGCGCTGGGCCGGTCGGCGCCCGAAGCTGTGGCGCAGCGTCATCTCCGAGCTGGAGGACGCGCAGGAGCGCACCAAGGGCAACGAAGAGCTGAACCTGGCCATGTGCATCAACTACGGCGGGCGGGCCGAGATCGGCGACGCCGCCCGCGAGATCGCCCGCCTCGCGGCCGCCGGGAAGATCAACCCGGACAAGGTCGACGAGCGCACGCTCGCGAAGCACATGTACCAGCCCGAGATGCCGGACGTGGACCTGTTCATCCGCCCGTCGGGCGAGCAGCGCACGTCCAACTTCATGCTGTGGCAGTCGGCGTACGCGGAGATGGTGTTCCAGGACATCCTGTGGCCCGACTTCGACCGCCGCGACCTGTGGGCGGCGTGCGAGGTCTACGCCCGCCGCGACCGCCGGTTCGGCGGAGCCCAGGACACCCCCATCGCCGAGAAGCCCGACGAGGAGACCCCGTGACCGACGCCGACGCGGCCGCCATCACCGCTGAGCTGCTGACCTCCGCCCGCGAGGCCCTCGAGCTGTTCCACGACGTGCACGTGGACGACGACGGCGCGCTGAGCTTCCTGCACGGCGAGGTGCCGTGCGCGATCCAGGCGATGCAGCTGGCCGAGGGCCTCACGGTCCTGAGCCTGACGTGCGTCGTCGCCTGGGACCTCCCGGAGGACCGCGACCTGGCGGTGTCCGCCGCCGAACGCGCCGGGCAGGGCCTCTTCGGCACGCTCGGCGTCGTGCACTCCGAACGCGGCATGGACGTGACCCTGCGGTACGCGTTCCCGGCCGAGGGCATGAAGCCCGAACCACTCAGCACCCTGCTGATGCTCGTGGTCTCCACCGCCTCCCAACTGCGCGGCGAGCTCCTCGCCGACAAGGAGTCGGGCAACCAGGAAAGGAACCCCTGATGGGTGGCGTGATCATCTACGAGCCTGACGAGGACTCCGCGGTGCTGCAGTTCCCCTGGGTGGTGACGTTCGAGCCGTCGGGCGGCGAGGAGTGGGACTCCTTCGTCTGCGGCCCGTACGAGCGCGCCCACGCGGTCGCGCTGGCCGAGGCGGTCGCGCTGGCCGAGGACGGCATGCTCGCCGTCGTCGAGCCGATGATGCCGGTGCTCAGCGCGGACGAGGTGCTGGCCACCATCGACGAGCTGCGCGAGGCGGAGGAGGAGGTCGAGGAGCTCGACGGTCCGTTCGTCGAGCCGAAGGTCAACGGCACGCACGTGGACCTCGACCTCGGTGAGACCGACCTCGTCGAGGAGGAGATCGCGGACGACTTCGAGCCGCCGACCCCCGAGGAGGTCCGCGCGGGCATGGAGCGCACCTTCCGCCGCCTCCTCGCGGCGACCGACCCCACGACTCCCTGACCTGCCGAGGGGGAGGCGCGTCCGCACGCGCCTCCCCCTCGGGTCAGGGCGTCAGCTCCGCGACCCGCGTGTAGTTGCCGTTCTGCGGTTGCGACGCGGTCGCCACGAGGCGGATCCGCGACGTGGTGACCGGCTGGTCGAACGGGATCCACCGGGTCAGCGCGGTGTTCCCGGTGACGGTGGCGCGGGTCGTCCAGGCCGCGCCGTCCCAGCTCTGGACGGTGAGGTCGGTGACCACACCGTCCACGATGGACTGGAATCCGGTGCCAGACAAGGTGATCGGCGCCGGAGTGGTGAGCGTCAGGGTGTCCGGGAACTGTCCCGGCGACGCGTCGTTCCAGAACGTGGCCGCGCTGCGGTCGACGGCGTTGCCCGCGTAGTAGGTGCGGGGCTGTCCCTCGAACACGTTGGGCGCGGCCTCGCTGGAGGCCTCCGCCGTGACGCCCTCGGGCCAGACGCCGAACACCGTCAGGGGCGTGGTGGTCTCCGCGCCCAACCTGCCGCTGGTGGCCTTGACCCTGATCTGCGGCTGACCGCCGCCCGCGCCCGCCGGAACGCGCACCCCGACGTTCACCACGGTGCTGGTCGTCCCCTTGGCCGGGTCGAGGCTGAACGTCGCGGGCGTCGTCGTCCACCCGGAGGGGACGGCCGCGTCGACCTCGCCGCTGAGCGCTTTGCCACCCTGGGCGGTGACGGTGACCGCGATGGCGCGCTCCTCGCCCGCCCGCACGGGGGTGCTGCCCGCCGAGGTGACCGCCACGGCCAGGCCCGACGCGGTGGTGCCGATGGCCCGGCTGTCCAGCACGGCTTGCGCGGGCAGGCCCTTCAGCACCACGTAGCCGTCCTGGAGTGCGGCGCCGTGGGCGAGGCCGCGGGTGCCGTTCCAGACCAGCCTGCCGTTCACCCGGACCGCGGTCTTGGCCCCGAACGTGGGGATCTCCACCCGGTCCACGGCGGCGGGGGGCGCGTTCAGCCGCCCGGTGAACGAGCCGCTGCGGGCGTTGTGCGACCAGGAGAGCGCGATGTCGCCGAGCGGGGTCTTGAGGGAGCCCTCGGCGCTGGTGAGGTCGCCCGGCTGCGGCCGGACCGCGTAACCGCCGCCGACCGTCTGCGGCTGGATGCCGAGCACGGAGAACGTGAGCGCGGACGTCGGGCCGGTCGCCCAGCCGTGCGCCAGGCTCATGTACGCGCCGCCGTAACCGGGCTGCCCGTTGGCCAGGTAGCCCTCCCAGAACGTGCTGCCCGTGCCGATCGGGGAGTCCAGCATGTAGCCCCACTCGCGGCGGATCAGCTCCAGCGCGCGGGTGGTGTCACCCGCCCTCAGGTGGGCCTGCACCTCCATCGAGCCGGGGAAGGTGCCGATCTCCGAGTTCTTCTCGGGAGTCGTCGCCCCGTAAGCGTTCCAGTTCAACGTGAGCGAGGCGCTGATCCGCCGCGAGCGGGCCGCGGAGTCGGTGAGGCCGAACCAGACCGCCAGGGAGTTGCCGTCCTGGGGGTGCAGCGCGCTGGTGGGGTTGTCCCGGAACAGGCCCGCCTGCTCGTCCCACAGGGTCGCGTTCACCGCGGTCTTCACGCCGGCCGCGGTGGCCCGCCACGACGCCGCCGACGGATCGCCGACCAGGTCCGCCAACTCGGCGCCGGTCAGGAGTGCCTGGTACGCCAGGGCGTTCGCCGCGATGTTCTCGCCGCCCTGCCCGCCGCGCGCCCAGTCGTTGGGGCCGGTCACCCGGAACAGCCCGGTCGGCCCCACCTTCGCCAGCGCGAAGTCGAGCGCCCTGCGGTAGCCGGTCCAGGTGTCGCGCAGCCAGGCCAGGTCGTGGCTGTACTGGACGTAGTTGGCCGTGCCCACCAGCGTCCACAGGTGGTAGGTGTCCGAGGAGTAGAAGTTGACCTGCGGGCCGGCGAACGGCAGCTCACCGGACGCGGTCTGGTGCTGGTAGAGCGTGGTCAGCGCGTTGCGCGTCGGCGTGAGGTCGCCCAGGGAGGCGAACTCCGTCGGCACGGACACGCCGAGGTCGCCGGGCCACACCGTGCGGTCGCGCTTCGCGCCGTCGACCAGGATCGTGTCGCCGACGCCCACGGTGGCGCCGTTGTCCCAGCCCGAACCGGGCGGGCCCCAGACGCGGCCGGTGTCGGGCGCGATGACGTTGGTCTGCACCGTGTACGCCCCGGCGTACCAGATCCGGTTGAGCAGCGGATCGCTGGAGTGGAAGTAGTTGTCGTAGTCGCGCAGGTCGGTCATCGTCGGCGCGAACGTGATCGCGACGGACACCCGGTCGATCGCGATCGAGCCCGCGGAGTCCACGAACAGCGTCAGGTAGCGGAACCCGCCCCGCTGCTGGGCCCTCGGCGCCGTCCAGGTCGTCCCCGGCACCACGTCGGCGGTCAGCGCGCCGTCCGGGCCGGAGCCGCCGTTGCTCGCGTCGCTGGTGGTGCCGATGTAGAGCGACGACTCGGTGAACGCCAGCCCCAGCCGCTCGCCCGGTGCGGCCGTGCCGGGGAAGCGCACGCTCGCGATCCCGCCGACCTCCTTGCCGAAGTCCAGGGTCACCGAGGAGCCGTGGCCGGTGAGGGTGGTCGTGCGGCCGCGCAGGACGCCGCCGGACTCCGCCACGGTCCCGGTGGTCCTGGTGACCTTGACGGGGGTGACCGTGCGGCTCGCGGGCGCGAAGTTGTCCCCACCGCCGTGCCCCCGGTCCGCGGGCTCCGCGACCGAGGCGGGCGCCGCGCACAGCGCCGCCACGACAACACCCGCCAAGCAGATCCCGAGCGAGCGGACCAGCGGTCCCACGGCACCGTTGCCGTCGCGACTACGACTCACGCCAGAACTCCTCTGCAGGGAATTGAAACGTTACAACCGCGTGCACTCTGACCTGTGACCCACATCTCTGTCAACAACCCGCGAGTCGAACCCCCAGACACCCCGTGTCGAACCTCCAGACACCCCGAGTCCGCCACTCCGGCACCCCACCGTCCGACCGCCGTGCCGCCCCGAGACCCGCCACCCTGGCGGTCCGCTGCCACCCACGGGTGGTTCCGCTACCCGAATTTCGACGTGAACGTGCCGTTCACCGCCCCGGTTTCCGGTTTTCCCCGGAACCCGACCTCAGGTGGGTGGAGCGGTGGCCCGATCGCCTGGCATCATCCCGGAAGTGACAATCACTTCCGAGATCAGGGACTCGCGGCCGTCCGGTCGAGGACCCCTGCGCGGGAAGATCACCTCGCTGGAGGTGCTCTGCCTGCTGCTGGTGCTCGCGCTGGTCCTCCAGGACTGGCTGGTCGGCGTGCTGAACGTGCCGCAGCTGCGCACGGCGTCCACCGTCTTCGTGGCGGTGTGCGTGCAGGCCATGCCGTTCCTGGTGTTCGGTGTGTTGATCAGCGGTGCCATCGCGGCCTTCGTACCCGCCAGCGCGCTGCGCAGGCTGCTGCCGGCGAAGACCGCGCTCGCCGTGCCCGTCGCGGGCCTGGCCGGGGTCGCCCTGCCGGGGTGCGAGTGCGCGTCGGTCCCGGTCGCCCGCCGCCTCATGCAGCAGGGCGTGCCACCCGCCGTGGCGCTGTCGTTCCTGCTCGCCGCCCCCGCGGTGAACCCGATCGTGCTGGTCGCCACGGCCGTCGCCTTCCGGGACGCGCCGATGATGGTGCCCG
This window contains:
- the era gene encoding GTPase Era encodes the protein MDGYRSGFACFVGRPNAGKSTLTNALVGTKVAITSSKPQTTRHTIRGIVHREDGQLILIDTPGLHRPRTLLGQRLNDLVRETWSEVDVVGFCVPADQKVGPGDKFIAAELQKIAKKTPVIGIITKTDLVPQQQVAEQLLLLQNIMDFAEIIPVSAVDGYQVDTLEKLLLDRLPEGPPLYPDGDLTDEPEATLIAELIREAALEGVHDELPHSIAVLVEEMAPREGRDDLIDVHANLYVERTSQKAIILGHRGERLKQVGITSRKQIEALLGSKVFLDLHIKIAKDWQRDPKQLRRLGF
- the recO gene encoding DNA repair protein RecO — its product is MANLYRDTGIVLRVQKLGEADRIITLLTQKHGKVRAVAKGVRRTSSRFGARLEPFGHVDVQFYPGRSLDVVTQVETLDAFHVKLVDDYSRYTAGCAVLETADRLTAEEGEPALRLYLLVTGALRALAAGERDGSLVLDAFLMRAMSIAGWAPAVDECARCGEPGPHRAFNVQAGGVVCANCRPAGSATPSAETLRLLIALLHGEWDVVDALPVGARRDASGLVAAHLQWHMERQLRSLPLVERTARPVDG
- a CDS encoding isoprenyl transferase — encoded protein: MLRRRRPERDARVPRPPDPHPSGARPPAIPAEFVPRHVAIVMDGNGRWANQRGLSRVEGHKRGEGVVVEVARGAIEMGVKWVSLYAFSTENWRRSPEEVKFLMGFTREVIHNRTDELDDLGVRVRWAGRRPKLWRSVISELEDAQERTKGNEELNLAMCINYGGRAEIGDAAREIARLAAAGKINPDKVDERTLAKHMYQPEMPDVDLFIRPSGEQRTSNFMLWQSAYAEMVFQDILWPDFDRRDLWAACEVYARRDRRFGGAQDTPIAEKPDEETP
- a CDS encoding MGH1-like glycoside hydrolase domain-containing protein; the encoded protein is MSRSRDGNGAVGPLVRSLGICLAGVVVAALCAAPASVAEPADRGHGGGDNFAPASRTVTPVKVTRTTGTVAESGGVLRGRTTTLTGHGSSVTLDFGKEVGGIASVRFPGTAAPGERLGLAFTESSLYIGTTSDASNGGSGPDGALTADVVPGTTWTAPRAQQRGGFRYLTLFVDSAGSIAIDRVSVAITFAPTMTDLRDYDNYFHSSDPLLNRIWYAGAYTVQTNVIAPDTGRVWGPPGSGWDNGATVGVGDTILVDGAKRDRTVWPGDLGVSVPTEFASLGDLTPTRNALTTLYQHQTASGELPFAGPQVNFYSSDTYHLWTLVGTANYVQYSHDLAWLRDTWTGYRRALDFALAKVGPTGLFRVTGPNDWARGGQGGENIAANALAYQALLTGAELADLVGDPSAASWRATAAGVKTAVNATLWDEQAGLFRDNPTSALHPQDGNSLAVWFGLTDSAARSRRISASLTLNWNAYGATTPEKNSEIGTFPGSMEVQAHLRAGDTTRALELIRREWGYMLDSPIGTGSTFWEGYLANGQPGYGGAYMSLAHGWATGPTSALTFSVLGIQPQTVGGGYAVRPQPGDLTSAEGSLKTPLGDIALSWSHNARSGSFTGRLNAPPAAVDRVEIPTFGAKTAVRVNGRLVWNGTRGLAHGAALQDGYVVLKGLPAQAVLDSRAIGTTASGLAVAVTSAGSTPVRAGEERAIAVTVTAQGGKALSGEVDAAVPSGWTTTPATFSLDPAKGTTSTVVNVGVRVPAGAGGGQPQIRVKATSGRLGAETTTPLTVFGVWPEGVTAEASSEAAPNVFEGQPRTYYAGNAVDRSAATFWNDASPGQFPDTLTLTTPAPITLSGTGFQSIVDGVVTDLTVQSWDGAAWTTRATVTGNTALTRWIPFDQPVTTSRIRLVATASQPQNGNYTRVAELTP